ACAATTTTGTGTACTATCAGCAGGTAGTACACAGATAGCAGAAAGATCCAGGTCCAGAAATTGCACACATCAGGTTGAGATCATGATTGTGTGAGAACCATTAAAAGAGGAAAAGGTGTAATTGTTTTTTAAGCTCTTATTGAAATGTTTGAAATTGCTAAGTTTAAGCATTGTTGTCAAGATTCAAAGACATTTATTTCTGCAGGGTAGCGCTTGCTGAAGGGGATTGATTGATGCCTCACAATTTTATACTTCTTCATGAAGCACTTTATCTTCTAACTTGTGTTAAAACTATGAAGGAATTATCCACTGATTAAAAAATTTATGGAAGCACAAGGAGAAAGACTGGCCATTCTTCACTGGTCAGTGAAAATTCAAGATGAGAAAATTAGTTGATGGCCAAAATTGTTAGTCATATGGAATTAGTAGTACATTATAGACCTAATCAAGATTGTTCAGAACTATCAAAAATTGTAGAAAGATTGCTTGAAGACTTCCCTCAAAGAAGAATGCCAACAATCACACCATGGCCTCCAAACAAACTGCAAAATTTACCACTGAAGCCTCAGAAAAGTCCACCAATTATTTCAAAGGAAGaagcaaaaaaattggaaaaatatttGGTTGAGAGAGAACTCAAAGCAGAAACTCAAAATTATAATTGTACAGATAGTCTTCTGGAATTTTCCACAAATCTGCAGAGGCATAATCCAGTAATTCAAGTGACTGCAGTAGAATTCCTTTCAGAAATCGGTTTGCCATGTGGAATTACAACTAAGGAATACAGATCAGAAAGATCTTGGAGTATTGCAATGCACAGCAGGCAACGGAGAAACCACACTTTTACAGTCAGTCAAAAATTTCAGGCAATCAAGGAAAAGTTGCATCTTCATTCTTTTCAAAGGGCAAAATGGGTCGTTGATCAATCCAATTGCAGTTCTTGGAAGCTGGAGGAAGTCTGGGCAAAACTAAACAATGTTATGAAATATGGTGACCTTCCTGGTTGTAATGCTAAAATACATGCACAGTTTGGTCAGATATGGATCTTCTGTGATGTTCTATGCTGTGAATATGTTGGTAATCTGATTAAACAGGAATTAAATCTTGTGGGTAAAATCAACTTACTTGTACGGGAACACGGTGTTGTTTATCAGTTGTAgcaaaatgttattttaaaaacaaCCTGCCATTAAGTATACAGGTTTACCCTGCTTTACGAATGCTTGCTTTATgcaaattcacttttatgaagaaacctgtgttcgctaTTTGAAATAAATTTGAATGCGTTTTCGCTTTTATGAAAAGAGCCTTCAATAGTAgagaatgggtcttcactttacacCATTTCAGCTTGCAAAAGTTTTCATAGGTACACTCTACTtttgtaaagcggggtataccttgTACCTGTATATGAATTCTGTGATACTGTCTATGGACTTTTAATCTAAAGTTGCAtgtaatattgaaaaaaaatttgcaTCTAATGCTAATAAGTAACATGCTGTCTTTAATTTTGGGGAGACCATTATCTTAGGTGTCAAGTCTAGCGCTGTGGTTgctctctatcctcaaagaaaatAGTCACTCAAATATCACTCCAGTGATTAATACTTAGTGTAAATTGTTATGTGGCATTCTTTTAAAGATGAAAAGTTTAATTCTATCTAATCATAGAGCCAATATTTAATTCTCAAACAACATAATCAAAACTAGATAACTGATGATTATCATGTTGTAATTTGTATAATCTTGCTCTGCATATTGGCCACGCTATTGCTTGAATCACAATTGATGATGACTCAAGGCTGAGGATGTTCTGTCACATGAAAAGAATTGTATAAGCATAGATTTTCCTGTTTGTAGGATTCTGCGAGTGCAATGGATCATAAATTGAATAACTTTTCTTTTACAAGACTATCATTTTAAGAAGAAAAAATTTCTAACTAATGATTACATTTTATGTGTGTTTTATTGGCAGTTCATTGTAATATATTTATCAGTATGGTGCTGCATTACTTGGGAATGGAAAGTTAGTCTTGTTGGTCACTGCTGTGTCAGGCATTTAAATCAGTCATGGTGCTAAAATTGGCTTCCTCTTCATAAGGAAGATTGAAAAAAGCCAAAGCTGCCGGCTTCTAATTGTTATCTAACGATCTTTGCAAGGAAGGTAGATAAATGTTGGTCTGAGTACAACATTAAATTTGATTATAAGAAGTCACCATAATTGAGTTAGCTGTTAATACTTGTAGAAGATCTCTTTTGACTAGTTGGGGATATTTGAATGACATTACgttgttctttctttttaaaatattttaattaattttaataaagaacttatacaaaaaatataattcaataaaatgatatggATATTTATACAAACTTAAGAAAATATTCAGTATATCcaaaacatacataaattgtatcCATAATTTATATTATTCCaaatgatattttttttaaaatttaataacaaaaaaaaagaaaaaataataaaggagaaaaactgAAAATCCCTGTGTAACAGCATTGCCAGCATTATCAACATTAACAGCGTTAACATATAtgattaatattaaaagaaaaaacaggcataaaaaatattttttaaaaagtggaaaagGTACGAGTCTGACAATTTAATTTACATTGAAGGGAACTTGTAAAGTAAAATAATGAGTCATAAATGACTCCTATAACATCTGAAATCTTCTATCTGAAGATAGAATAACGAAtcatttccatattcaaacaagacatgatgtcatgcaaccactgatcatgagtagatgGGGCAACATCCtttcatttaagtaaaatcacatgcctcgccaaaagagaggcaaaagaaatagcacgactgaaccagagacaaagaagaatcattccctcccattgtactaaagagggccaccaaagaaTTCAGTATTAAATCTATATTAAATTTTTTTGACAAATTATGGAAACCTCCAATATTTTTCTATACTATGAAGCTTTTCCACTTTTGCACATGGCACAACAGGGGCTCATATCAGGATAAAAACTAGACAAATCAGCCTAAGACAAATGTGTttgatgtaccactttaaattgtcccAACCCACATCTgaaatagtcaaatttaaattctgttcccaagcatttttaattttaacaaacgaagtctgatttaaacataacaatttctcgtaaataatagatattaaacctttacgagAAGGCATTAAACTAAAAAAATCAGGACAAAATTTGAGTCAGACTCACTTGGAAAATTGGGTAATTGTGTTTCAAGAAAATGCTGGACTTGCAAATACCTAAAAAATTGAGATTTGGGCAGGTTATATTTAGCAGAAAGCTGCTCAAATGAATAGATCCTTAAAACTTAAAATAGCAtcatgtaaagaaggttgaaaaaagtgatCAGATTCGatagggcttgaaagagagaaattatgaaatgtaacattttttctaaactgtgcccaaattctcatagaatatttaacaattggattatctattaatttagttgaaaatggaagtgaagagcTAGAAAGCGCTaaattagaaaacattttggggggaattcagctccattgataccATAATGAGcagtcagaatgattatgaaaaAAGGACCAAAATGTAAGACTTTGTATATTGAATGCCCAATAGTAAAATATAAAGTTAGGCAGAGTCATTCCACCATCTTTCTTAGATCTCTATAGAAGAACTTTATTAAGGTGGGGATGCTTACCCTTCTATATGTAAGAGtcaagtaagtaaaaaaaaatgatgtaggAGTTAATGAAatgattatcaataaaaaaataatcaatatgtGAGCAAGTGTGATGAACCTGTGGGGTGGGGGAAATACTCTATTAGTCGGATAAAATAAATGCCAAACTCCTGAAATGCCAAAATCCAATAGAAAAGAATGTATGTATTAATGAGACAGATTTACTTAATGTAGCCAGATGAGAAGATGAACAATCTAGGATAGGGACCAACCAGCAAAAATGCCCACTTAGAATAAGTGAATATAAACTTAAATCTGgcaaggaagtaaaaaaaaaagttttcagaaAAACCACAAATCATCAACATTGGGAGCATAAACATTTGAGAACACCACCATTTTCTCATGTAATTTCCTTGAAACAATAACAAAATGATCATTAGAACCTGAAACATTAgatataccagtggttctcaacatttttctttccactcacataccactttaagtattccctatgccatagttgctttgtgattgcttaaggtggtatgtgagtaggaaggaaaggttgagaatcactactctaaacccaattattactgaaatattttgcttgagaaaaattgtcattggcccatttcctttggagttatgaaaacatgcacataacgagtcaattaggtataattttaaaatagtggttttcaacctttttctttccaccttaagcaatcccttacttagcacagagcacctatggcatagggaatacttaaaggtggtatgtgaatggaaagaaaaaggttgcgaaccactgatgTATACTAAAAGTAATATTCTGATTAATAAGAATAGATACCGCTCTGGATTTAGCTTCAAATGAAGAATGATATTGCTGCCCTTTCCACCACAACATCAGGTCCGAAACTTCACTGCCAAGTatatgtgtctcctgtaaaaatatAATCACAGATTTAAGTTGTTTTAAATATGAAGCTGCTTTCCTTCATTTTACTGGATAATTTTGACCGTTCACATTCCAACTCAGGAACCTAATAAGATTAGCTATGGTCACTCAGTTATAAAAAGTATACACTAACAGTGAAACTAATTTCAGAATTTCCAATGCACATGTGCAGAGCCGAGTTCCTGCAACATGTACAATGACCTCCGGCATGCAGATGGCCTTATTAAACCAGAGAGTACCACTTTATAAGTTGGAACAAAAAAACATAAAGCACCATGGCAACGCAAAACACTCGTGACCCCATCCTCGTCCTTCTCCAGTCCCACCCCTCGTAAGACTGACGAATAGACTGACAGTGCACTAATTAATTCTAGAAACCCACCATCTTCCAGTAGAGATTAGATGTTCCTGttataaaggaaaataataaATGTTACCCCTGAAGCTGTTCACAACAAACTAAAGGAAGCCATGTTTAATCTAAATACAGTACACAAATTGACAAAAACATAAAGActtcttgtgaatttttttttaaacgtgttacaggatatatatatatatatataaataatcctGTTTTGAAAGAACAATCTTAATTGTAAATACAATCAAAGTATGTTGAATTTTTATCCTTTAACTACTCCAAATTAAATCAACTCACAATAACAATGCTCTCCTTGTGAAAGCCTCAAAAACAAATGAATTAACCTttaacatattaaaatctaatcatcgGTTCAAAGCAGCCATTCAACAGGGAAAAAAAGAGGGAATGTCATTCAGGAGTTGGAGTGGGAAGGTTATGAGGGCACTCCCAAGCGTCCTTCACCAAACCAAACCATTTCTTGCTCCTGCTGGGAAGAGAGATGCAAAGACGTGTTGGGAACAGCAGTGAAGGCTTACAGCCCCACTTGTATAACTCCAGCATAACTTCCCTGTAGATGGCCTGCTGCTTCAAATTTCGGGAAAGTAATCTTCTACATTCTAAATTTTTTGTCTTGGTATTGTAATGTACCTTTACGACAGGCTTCACGGATCAGCAGTTCCTTCATTTAATAACGATGTTGGTATATAATCACTGAATATGGTTTTTGCCATGATTTAGGCTCTGTGAAGCTCCGGTGGTGTCAGAAACATCTCGTCCCTAAACACTATTACCAACAAATTAGAAAAATTTATTAAGCTTACCAGTTTCAGTATCTTAAACTAAGCCTACAATGCGCAGGTCTGCTGCCTACTTCAACTTTCCAAATAGATAATTCTTGCCGTTAGTCTCTCATTATTGTCTTTTAGGTGGCAGACCCAGTTGTTCAAATTCTTTAAAAGTAGATTCTGCTAAGATCAAATGCTCACCTTATTCTTCTGTAGATTTTACAGTGCCAAAAGCCGATCATCTAAATGTTTAAATCCTGCATCAATAAATTCTTTGATTTGTTCAAGTACGTCGGAGAAGCCCTCAGTAGTCGGGTTTGCCTATGGATTAGGTGGAGTTTCTtgtttctttcaattttttttctgtttttccaatctttcCAGCTCTTGTATCCATTTCAAATGCAGATTATGCAATTTGACACCACTTTGAAAGTTTTATAAAAAGTAAACAGGGGAAAAAGTATACTGGAGGTATGGACCTGTGATAGAGACGTCTACTCCATATCACACCCTAACCGTAAGTCTCTGACATAACATTGTTGATGCTGTGGTACTATTCAAGCATGAAGGAAGAAATATGGGTACTGTGGCAGTGAAAACTTTGGAAACATTCTGTAAATAAGTGATGTCTAATTTATCTATGTTAAGTGTTCAACTTATCAACAGAAAATATTCCTATTGTGATGCTAACTGTCCAAAAAAATTAGTACCTTTATCTGTGAAGGTTGTACTTTATTTTGCAATTTgagtaaaaatattacaaaaatggGATAGAGGGTATCAACCAGGGAGGTAATCATAACACAAATCTTGTGGCCAAAGAAACAGTTCATTCTGATGGTAGAAATGAACTCCAGTGctatgttttaaagaaaaatacttTTGTTGGCACAGCAATGTATTTCCATTCTTAATATCTTCAACTGAGAAGGGAGGAGTAAAAGAATGTTTGGAAATAAGTTGAGAATACAAAGCAGATGAAACCCACCCAAATTTTCAGACACTAAAAATCTGATGTGTATGAAAGCTGAGTGTATAAAAATACAatggaaataaatatttaaaatgtgtaAATAAATTTGTCACTCTTTATTTTTCATATCAGTTTACAGTTCAATTGTTTAACTTTATGTTTACATTTCCACATAACTCCAGGAATCTGCGTTGCAATACTTATCACTTAAGAATTCAATTCTTAAATTCACCCATGCTTTATAGAATATGACTTGCTATTTTTATATCAGTGAAAAGTTAAATAACTTTCCCATAAGTCTCTGAGCCATCATGTTATTGAGTTCACTTGGCATCTTTAAGATTGTGTTATTCTATATGACCAAACGAAGTTGCACTTTAAGAACCTGCacactgcaaaaaaaatcatttcatttACTAGTGGGAAattacctctttttttttaataaatgggaTAATATGCCAAAATCATAGAGAATGGCAAtgaatctttttccttttcacatttAGAAACACCTTGTAAtcctactttaaatttttttagcaTATTTTATGAAATCACAATAAAGATTATTTGAAGATTAGACAAAATAGGCAATCATACACCTCCTGACCATTATGGGTTTTGCTTTACTAGTTTAAGTGCTCAGAAAATCTCCACGCAAAACCTTTCCTGTTTCCACAAAAGTgttgggaggaactcagcaggtcatgcagcagccCTGGAAAATAATaagcagttgacattttgggcttgagcccttcatcaaggatgcCAAAGATTGGGCAAAGGACTCGAACATTTTGTATGTTCCAATTTACCAGCATATGCAGACATCTTGTTTAATTTGTTCTGCAACACCAAATTGTGGACCTGTCTTGTCTCCCAAACTCCAAAGCTAGTCCGAAGGtttatataaataactgctaattgGACAATGTTCTTAATTAAAATTCTAAGTCACATGTATTTCATAGAACAATGCACCATGGGAACAGACCCTTAGGCCACAATATCCAAACAGaactgactagaagggccgagagggcctgtttccatgctgtaattgttatatggttatatttattaTTTGCACAATTTTGATTACAAAAGCTTATGAATTCCACATCAAGTAAATTAGTCCAGTCCAAATATCCAAGCTAATGAATGTAAACATAGAAAAGTAAAAATCAAGTTTTATACCACAATATAGATGACAATTGCTCACTACTGTAAGAATGATCCTTGACAAAAGTGAATGGATTAATGGTTATATAACATAGAGTCcacgccctttggcccacgacgtTGTGCTGACCTGTGTATAACTAACACAAAAAATCCCTACAGGGAACATATCTTCAATGTGACTTGTTTTTgaatgaagtaaaacatgaaagcttgcagaagctgtgattgtagtaaaagcacagaaacgctggaggaactcagcaggttttaagtgtccataggaggtaaactatatataaccgatgtttcgggcctgaataAGAACTGAGTTGAGCATCCTATTTAAAATTATCCAAATTATATTCCTATGAActctggagaaaaaaaataatgatgagttcagaggtttttttttctaaattttaatattttgttttgaaaCAAAGTATCTGCAAGGCAATGTCTTGTAGGACAATCCAAGTGGCTTTAATTCCTGTATAGTTAAGGAAACAGTCAATCTTCAATTTCTATCTTCCAGTAGTTAATCTTTGGATTAATATCACATGAGTCAAATGATGCAGCAATTTCATAATATTTTTAGAATATTTTCTATTAATTTCGAGCAAATTAGTTTGAGTTTGAAACATGAGTGGACATTGCGAGAGAAGGAGGTAAATATAGTTGAATATCTGGATTTAAGTGAAAATTATGTCACAGATATGATGGATCCGATGGCTTGCAGTTTCAATAGTCTTATGTTAGCTGTTAAATTTGAGCTATTTTCTTTCAGTGTAAGTGCAATTACTTTTTGTATTTGACAAGTTTTTGTAATTTTTTGCCTTAATTGTTTTGGATCTCTATAATATAATTCTTTTCTTGTTTATTGTAGTAATGAGATTAACAAAACCAACATTGTTTACCAACTTGCCAGTGACTTGTGAAGATCGAGACCTTCCAGGTGAGTTAAGTTAATGACATGGTGATAGTGCACAATCATTTTAAATGTCTATGAGTCTAAAATGCAACATATAAACATATACTCAATAATTAACACAATAATTTAAAAGTGAATTCAAACTGTTCACTTGCAATGAAATACCTTGGAGTGCGAAGATGGTCACTTTAACTGAATGAAATATGTTTTCTGTATGCTGTTATTTCTCAGAATTAGATTCAAGCTCATTGCTGATCTAACCTAAATAAATAGACAATAAGTGTTTATGTAAGTCTTTTTatgcaaatacatttttaaaattaaaaaatgcaaCATAGTGTATACCCAACACCAGAGGTACATCATGTAGTAAGTAAATGATAGTTGTACCATTTTTGTTTGGTACAATTTGAGCCATCTTGTGTTAAAACCAGAAGAAGAGTGAGGTTAAGCACAGACTAGGATTTTGTAGAATTGGTGTAAAGGAGTGTTATGACTTATGAAAGTTGATAATAAGCTTTAATTGCTACAAAACAGTTGATATTTGAGGTATGTATCCTCAATTTGCATCGCTTTTTTCACTCTAATAAGCAATCTTGAATGCTAGCAGCTGAAGAGAgattactgtatatactcatgtaattgttgatagcatgtaatagtcaaccccctctTTGTCCTAAAATCGGGTGTTTTTGCATTACCCATGTAAAGGTTGACCCCTACTTTGGCCCAGCCACCCGCCcagcagagctcctgatgccccagccaTGAATCCTTGCCCCAGTcgcctgcccactggagctcacGATGCCTCAATGGTGAACCCTCGCTCCAGCCGTCTGCCCAccgaagctcctgatgccccgacaGTGGACCTTTGTCCTGACCGTGGATcctcaccctgaccacctgcccatctgatcTCCCGATGCCCTAGCCTTCCAACCTCTTAACTGCTGATCCTCagcccagctgcctgcccatccaagctcccgaccaCGGATCTTCACCTCAGCCACCTGGCCATATAAACTCCAGATGTCCTGGCCGGCCACTTATCCGAGCTCTTGATGCCTTGACCACTGACCTACCACCTGGTTATCCGAGATCCCGAAGCCTTGAATGATGTGTATACTTACCCGAGGTTAAAAATTTGACCTGTGTAAAaattgactcccccccccccccccaccttttatggcacaaaaaagtggtccaaaaatttGGAGATTACATGGGGTATATAGATATTGCTAATAAATAACAATGGAAATCCCAAGGGCATACACATTAATGAAGATCATCGTCTGCTAGGTTGAGTCACAGTTCTCTGAAATAGTCGCCTGTTTAATCAAAGTAGGGAGAAAAATACCAGTTGAAACAAACTGCAGCCTATTAACATAATCATCTCTTCACACTTTATTAACTATTGACAATTAAGCACATTTGATTGTAACAAAATGTTACTCCTGAAAGTATATAATGAAGGTTGGAGATGTTATGATGGACAGAATCAACAGCCTACATCCCTAAGAAAAATGCATTGAACCTCACTGATGCCCTCCAAGTCCACTGCTCTATCCTTGGTCCATATCTCTATGTAAAGCTCTAAATTGTCTCCAGAATTGTCAACACAAAACTCCCCTTGGAAGATGTTTTAGAAACTATCTTCAAAAACGGATTAATTCTAAGATCTATCCAGTATtttattaaagaaatttaaagtaTGATTTATAACACAGGCCATCGTTTGGCCCATTGTGTTCATATCTAAAGGAAGTGACATCATAACTGGGTATTGGCAGACTCTCAGTGTCAATTCGTTGATTGTGATATTGATGACATCAGAATAATTCAATCTAAACAATTTGACATTAATTTTATTCTTAACTTTTTCTTGAATTAATATAACCATTTTGTTTCATACACGAAGTGTGTAAATAGCTAATGAAATAGAAGGCTGCACAGGGAAATATGTTCTTACAGGAAGGAGAAGAGCTCGAATTCCAAGCAAATTggtcaaaataaaatcaaaaatggtCCTTATGCTGGAAGGTGAAGAAATAGCGATTAATATCTGCTTCCAGCATGCGTATTGAACAGTCTGAAATATTAATTTCCTGATTTTTGGttacatacttttttttaatgaagaactACCCACTTAATACTAACAGTCTAATTTTTATAATAGGGGATCTTTTTAGCCAGCTAATGAAGGATGATCCTTCTACAGTTAAAGGAGCAGAGATTTTTATGTTGGGCGAAATGTTGACTCTTCCTCAGAACTTTGGGTAAGAATGCTTCAATTATGTTTATGTTTTCTGttgtaggaacaggagtaggccaaaaatggcccatcaagcctgctccgccattcaatacgatcatggctgatctaactccacctacctgccttctccccatatcccctaattcctctatcatgtaaaaaattatctaaccaaattgtaaatatgtttaatgaagcagcctcaaccacttccctggttagagaattccaaacattcactactctctgggaaaaactatttttcctcatctctgtcctaaatctactcccccgaatcttgagactgtgtcctctggttttagtttccctggccagctcaaaaaaccttcctacatctatcctatccataccctttcataatcctatatgtttctataagatctcctctcattcttctgaactcgagcgtaTACAATccgagacgatttaatctttcatcataagtcaaccccttcatcccagggatcaacctagtaaacctcctctggaccgtctccaaagccagtatatccttcctcaaatatggagtccagaactggacacagttctccaggtgcggtctcaccagtaccttgtacagttgcaacattacctccctactcctgaattcaattcctctagcgatgaagggcaacattccatttgccttcttaataacctgctgcatctgcaacctaactttttgtgattcatgcacaagcactcctaagtccctctg
This genomic window from Narcine bancroftii isolate sNarBan1 chromosome 3, sNarBan1.hap1, whole genome shotgun sequence contains:
- the shld3 gene encoding shieldin complex subunit 3, producing MAKIVSHMELVVHYRPNQDCSELSKIVERLLEDFPQRRMPTITPWPPNKLQNLPLKPQKSPPIISKEEAKKLEKYLVERELKAETQNYNCTDSLLEFSTNLQRHNPVIQVTAVEFLSEIGLPCGITTKEYRSERSWSIAMHSRQRRNHTFTVSQKFQAIKEKLHLHSFQRAKWVVDQSNCSSWKLEEVWAKLNNVMKYGDLPGCNAKIHAQFGQIWIFCDVLCCEYVGNLIKQELNLVGKINLLVREHGVVYQL